Proteins from a single region of Neodiprion virginianus isolate iyNeoVirg1 chromosome 4, iyNeoVirg1.1, whole genome shotgun sequence:
- the LOC124303051 gene encoding katanin p60 ATPase-containing subunit A-like 2 isoform X2, with protein sequence MINKDEEKRSQERRRSLMYLIAEFLREQGCIDTVESLVKEAQLSGDYQVCDNIDLDTVLVEFSDYHYAKYNKYPKICKKIEPTACNNAVNINPIKKEKINRNLRKPADVRPTELAKGKPLPKVNNVQAAADNEPNLGITVTPVFQSSGNAEHVNVSAVNEEVAHFAKERILKPIGNLYQLGTEWRDMADTISRDIVMTDLNVHWDDIEGLKECKSLLKEATVYPMKYPELFGGKLAPWQGILLYGPPGTGKTMLAKAVATECKITFFNISSTSIVSKWRGDSEKLVRILFDLAEHHAPAVIFIDEADWVVGSHADVTSSNCTDPARRFRAELLARMDGLVSSKNRILLLAATNSPWELDAALLRRLEKRILVDLPDVRSRFEFLRSYVHVDLLQDKDFFELVQKTEGYSCADLKLICKEAWMMQLRPIWQMLEENKIVRGEIGKIHHGTISKLNYLQIAFDRIKPTSKHIADMYKQWKEKFGAS encoded by the exons ATGATAAATAAAGAT gAGGAAAAACGCTCCCAAGAGAGGCGGAGAAGTCTGATGTATCTGATCGCGGAGTTTCTGCGGGAACAAGG ATGTATAGATACGGTCGAATCGCTGGTCAAAGAGGCTCAACTCTCGGGAGACTATCAAGTCTGCGACAACATCGATTTGGACACCGTCCTCGTTGAATTTTCTGACTACCACTACGCCAAGTACAACAAATACCCGAagatatgtaaaaaaattgagccAACAGCCTGCAATAACGCTGTCAACATTAATCC GATTAAGAAGGAGAAGATCAACAGAAACTTGCGGAAACCAGCAGACGTGCGGCCGACCGAGCTGGCTAAAGGTAAACCATTACCGAAAGTGAATAATGTGCAAGCCGCGGCCGACAATGAGCCAAACTTGGGTATCACTGTGACTCCAGTCTTCCAATCTTCCGGAAATGCAGAGCACGTTAATGTATCAGCCGTCAACGAGGAGGTCGCACACTTTGCCAAAGAACGAATTCTGAAACCAATTGGTAACTTGTACCAACTCGGCACAGAATGGAGGGATATGGCTGATACGATATCCAGG GATATCGTAATGACGGACTTGAACGTTCATTGGGACGACATCGAAGGCTTGAAGGAGTGCAAGAGTCTACTGAAAGAGGCTACGGTGTACCCAATGAAATATCCCGAGCTTTTTGGTGGCAAGCTAGCTCCATGGCAAGGAATCCTTTTGTACGGCCCTCCAGGAACCG GTAAAACCATGCTGGCTAAAGCTGTTGCCACTGAGTGCaagattacatttttcaacatttcgtCAACTTCGATCGTCAGCAAATGGAGAGGAGACTCGGAAAAGCTAGTTCGA ATCCTTTTCGACCTGGCAGAACATCATGCCCCAGCGGTAATATTCATCGACGAAGCTGACTGGGTGGTTGGTAGTCACGCGGATGTGACATCTTCGAACTGCACAGACCCAGCCAGACGTTTTCGAGCGGAACTGCTGGCCAGAATGGACGGACTTGTTTCATCGAAGAATCGAATTCTACTTCTGGCCGCCACAAATTCGCCCTG GGAACTGGATGCCGCGCTTCTTCGTCGACTCGAGAAACGTATTCTCGTTGACCTTCCGGATGTGAGGAGTCGTTTTGAATTTCTTCGATCATACGTCCACGTCGACCTCCTCCAAGACAAAGACTTCTTCGAATTGGTACAAAAAACCGAGGGTTACTCCTGCGCCGACTTAAAGTTGATATGCAAAGAAGCATGGATGATGCAGTTACGCCCGATTTGGCAAATGCTTGAGGAAAACAAAATCGTACGCggggaaattggaaaaattcatcatGGAACCATTAGTAAATTGAACTACCTCCAGATAGCCTTTGATCGAATTAAGCCTACATCGAAGCACATAGCCGACATGTACAAAcagtggaaagaaaaatttggtGCATcctaa
- the LOC124303051 gene encoding katanin p60 ATPase-containing subunit A-like 2 isoform X5 has product MYLIAEFLREQGIKKEKINRNLRKPADVRPTELAKGKPLPKVNNVQAAADNEPNLGITVTPVFQSSGNAEHVNVSAVNEEVAHFAKERILKPIGNLYQLGTEWRDMADTISRDIVMTDLNVHWDDIEGLKECKSLLKEATVYPMKYPELFGGKLAPWQGILLYGPPGTGKTMLAKAVATECKITFFNISSTSIVSKWRGDSEKLVRILFDLAEHHAPAVIFIDEADWVVGSHADVTSSNCTDPARRFRAELLARMDGLVSSKNRILLLAATNSPWELDAALLRRLEKRILVDLPDVRSRFEFLRSYVHVDLLQDKDFFELVQKTEGYSCADLKLICKEAWMMQLRPIWQMLEENKIVRGEIGKIHHGTISKLNYLQIAFDRIKPTSKHIADMYKQWKEKFGAS; this is encoded by the exons ATGTATCTGATCGCGGAGTTTCTGCGGGAACAAGG GATTAAGAAGGAGAAGATCAACAGAAACTTGCGGAAACCAGCAGACGTGCGGCCGACCGAGCTGGCTAAAGGTAAACCATTACCGAAAGTGAATAATGTGCAAGCCGCGGCCGACAATGAGCCAAACTTGGGTATCACTGTGACTCCAGTCTTCCAATCTTCCGGAAATGCAGAGCACGTTAATGTATCAGCCGTCAACGAGGAGGTCGCACACTTTGCCAAAGAACGAATTCTGAAACCAATTGGTAACTTGTACCAACTCGGCACAGAATGGAGGGATATGGCTGATACGATATCCAGG GATATCGTAATGACGGACTTGAACGTTCATTGGGACGACATCGAAGGCTTGAAGGAGTGCAAGAGTCTACTGAAAGAGGCTACGGTGTACCCAATGAAATATCCCGAGCTTTTTGGTGGCAAGCTAGCTCCATGGCAAGGAATCCTTTTGTACGGCCCTCCAGGAACCG GTAAAACCATGCTGGCTAAAGCTGTTGCCACTGAGTGCaagattacatttttcaacatttcgtCAACTTCGATCGTCAGCAAATGGAGAGGAGACTCGGAAAAGCTAGTTCGA ATCCTTTTCGACCTGGCAGAACATCATGCCCCAGCGGTAATATTCATCGACGAAGCTGACTGGGTGGTTGGTAGTCACGCGGATGTGACATCTTCGAACTGCACAGACCCAGCCAGACGTTTTCGAGCGGAACTGCTGGCCAGAATGGACGGACTTGTTTCATCGAAGAATCGAATTCTACTTCTGGCCGCCACAAATTCGCCCTG GGAACTGGATGCCGCGCTTCTTCGTCGACTCGAGAAACGTATTCTCGTTGACCTTCCGGATGTGAGGAGTCGTTTTGAATTTCTTCGATCATACGTCCACGTCGACCTCCTCCAAGACAAAGACTTCTTCGAATTGGTACAAAAAACCGAGGGTTACTCCTGCGCCGACTTAAAGTTGATATGCAAAGAAGCATGGATGATGCAGTTACGCCCGATTTGGCAAATGCTTGAGGAAAACAAAATCGTACGCggggaaattggaaaaattcatcatGGAACCATTAGTAAATTGAACTACCTCCAGATAGCCTTTGATCGAATTAAGCCTACATCGAAGCACATAGCCGACATGTACAAAcagtggaaagaaaaatttggtGCATcctaa
- the LOC124303051 gene encoding katanin p60 ATPase-containing subunit A-like 2 isoform X4, protein MADYLSSYSSSKIAHVAREKEEKRSQERRRSLMYLIAEFLREQGIKKEKINRNLRKPADVRPTELAKGKPLPKVNNVQAAADNEPNLGITVTPVFQSSGNAEHVNVSAVNEEVAHFAKERILKPIGNLYQLGTEWRDMADTISRDIVMTDLNVHWDDIEGLKECKSLLKEATVYPMKYPELFGGKLAPWQGILLYGPPGTGKTMLAKAVATECKITFFNISSTSIVSKWRGDSEKLVRILFDLAEHHAPAVIFIDEADWVVGSHADVTSSNCTDPARRFRAELLARMDGLVSSKNRILLLAATNSPWELDAALLRRLEKRILVDLPDVRSRFEFLRSYVHVDLLQDKDFFELVQKTEGYSCADLKLICKEAWMMQLRPIWQMLEENKIVRGEIGKIHHGTISKLNYLQIAFDRIKPTSKHIADMYKQWKEKFGAS, encoded by the exons ATGGCTGACTATTTGTCATCTTACTCGAGCAGCAAAATAGCTCACGTAGCCAGAGAAAAG gAGGAAAAACGCTCCCAAGAGAGGCGGAGAAGTCTGATGTATCTGATCGCGGAGTTTCTGCGGGAACAAGG GATTAAGAAGGAGAAGATCAACAGAAACTTGCGGAAACCAGCAGACGTGCGGCCGACCGAGCTGGCTAAAGGTAAACCATTACCGAAAGTGAATAATGTGCAAGCCGCGGCCGACAATGAGCCAAACTTGGGTATCACTGTGACTCCAGTCTTCCAATCTTCCGGAAATGCAGAGCACGTTAATGTATCAGCCGTCAACGAGGAGGTCGCACACTTTGCCAAAGAACGAATTCTGAAACCAATTGGTAACTTGTACCAACTCGGCACAGAATGGAGGGATATGGCTGATACGATATCCAGG GATATCGTAATGACGGACTTGAACGTTCATTGGGACGACATCGAAGGCTTGAAGGAGTGCAAGAGTCTACTGAAAGAGGCTACGGTGTACCCAATGAAATATCCCGAGCTTTTTGGTGGCAAGCTAGCTCCATGGCAAGGAATCCTTTTGTACGGCCCTCCAGGAACCG GTAAAACCATGCTGGCTAAAGCTGTTGCCACTGAGTGCaagattacatttttcaacatttcgtCAACTTCGATCGTCAGCAAATGGAGAGGAGACTCGGAAAAGCTAGTTCGA ATCCTTTTCGACCTGGCAGAACATCATGCCCCAGCGGTAATATTCATCGACGAAGCTGACTGGGTGGTTGGTAGTCACGCGGATGTGACATCTTCGAACTGCACAGACCCAGCCAGACGTTTTCGAGCGGAACTGCTGGCCAGAATGGACGGACTTGTTTCATCGAAGAATCGAATTCTACTTCTGGCCGCCACAAATTCGCCCTG GGAACTGGATGCCGCGCTTCTTCGTCGACTCGAGAAACGTATTCTCGTTGACCTTCCGGATGTGAGGAGTCGTTTTGAATTTCTTCGATCATACGTCCACGTCGACCTCCTCCAAGACAAAGACTTCTTCGAATTGGTACAAAAAACCGAGGGTTACTCCTGCGCCGACTTAAAGTTGATATGCAAAGAAGCATGGATGATGCAGTTACGCCCGATTTGGCAAATGCTTGAGGAAAACAAAATCGTACGCggggaaattggaaaaattcatcatGGAACCATTAGTAAATTGAACTACCTCCAGATAGCCTTTGATCGAATTAAGCCTACATCGAAGCACATAGCCGACATGTACAAAcagtggaaagaaaaatttggtGCATcctaa
- the LOC124303051 gene encoding katanin p60 ATPase-containing subunit A-like 2 isoform X3 — MYLIAEFLREQGCIDTVESLVKEAQLSGDYQVCDNIDLDTVLVEFSDYHYAKYNKYPKICKKIEPTACNNAVNINPIKKEKINRNLRKPADVRPTELAKGKPLPKVNNVQAAADNEPNLGITVTPVFQSSGNAEHVNVSAVNEEVAHFAKERILKPIGNLYQLGTEWRDMADTISRDIVMTDLNVHWDDIEGLKECKSLLKEATVYPMKYPELFGGKLAPWQGILLYGPPGTGKTMLAKAVATECKITFFNISSTSIVSKWRGDSEKLVRILFDLAEHHAPAVIFIDEADWVVGSHADVTSSNCTDPARRFRAELLARMDGLVSSKNRILLLAATNSPWELDAALLRRLEKRILVDLPDVRSRFEFLRSYVHVDLLQDKDFFELVQKTEGYSCADLKLICKEAWMMQLRPIWQMLEENKIVRGEIGKIHHGTISKLNYLQIAFDRIKPTSKHIADMYKQWKEKFGAS; from the exons ATGTATCTGATCGCGGAGTTTCTGCGGGAACAAGG ATGTATAGATACGGTCGAATCGCTGGTCAAAGAGGCTCAACTCTCGGGAGACTATCAAGTCTGCGACAACATCGATTTGGACACCGTCCTCGTTGAATTTTCTGACTACCACTACGCCAAGTACAACAAATACCCGAagatatgtaaaaaaattgagccAACAGCCTGCAATAACGCTGTCAACATTAATCC GATTAAGAAGGAGAAGATCAACAGAAACTTGCGGAAACCAGCAGACGTGCGGCCGACCGAGCTGGCTAAAGGTAAACCATTACCGAAAGTGAATAATGTGCAAGCCGCGGCCGACAATGAGCCAAACTTGGGTATCACTGTGACTCCAGTCTTCCAATCTTCCGGAAATGCAGAGCACGTTAATGTATCAGCCGTCAACGAGGAGGTCGCACACTTTGCCAAAGAACGAATTCTGAAACCAATTGGTAACTTGTACCAACTCGGCACAGAATGGAGGGATATGGCTGATACGATATCCAGG GATATCGTAATGACGGACTTGAACGTTCATTGGGACGACATCGAAGGCTTGAAGGAGTGCAAGAGTCTACTGAAAGAGGCTACGGTGTACCCAATGAAATATCCCGAGCTTTTTGGTGGCAAGCTAGCTCCATGGCAAGGAATCCTTTTGTACGGCCCTCCAGGAACCG GTAAAACCATGCTGGCTAAAGCTGTTGCCACTGAGTGCaagattacatttttcaacatttcgtCAACTTCGATCGTCAGCAAATGGAGAGGAGACTCGGAAAAGCTAGTTCGA ATCCTTTTCGACCTGGCAGAACATCATGCCCCAGCGGTAATATTCATCGACGAAGCTGACTGGGTGGTTGGTAGTCACGCGGATGTGACATCTTCGAACTGCACAGACCCAGCCAGACGTTTTCGAGCGGAACTGCTGGCCAGAATGGACGGACTTGTTTCATCGAAGAATCGAATTCTACTTCTGGCCGCCACAAATTCGCCCTG GGAACTGGATGCCGCGCTTCTTCGTCGACTCGAGAAACGTATTCTCGTTGACCTTCCGGATGTGAGGAGTCGTTTTGAATTTCTTCGATCATACGTCCACGTCGACCTCCTCCAAGACAAAGACTTCTTCGAATTGGTACAAAAAACCGAGGGTTACTCCTGCGCCGACTTAAAGTTGATATGCAAAGAAGCATGGATGATGCAGTTACGCCCGATTTGGCAAATGCTTGAGGAAAACAAAATCGTACGCggggaaattggaaaaattcatcatGGAACCATTAGTAAATTGAACTACCTCCAGATAGCCTTTGATCGAATTAAGCCTACATCGAAGCACATAGCCGACATGTACAAAcagtggaaagaaaaatttggtGCATcctaa
- the LOC124303051 gene encoding katanin p60 ATPase-containing subunit A-like 2 isoform X1 — MADYLSSYSSSKIAHVAREKEEKRSQERRRSLMYLIAEFLREQGCIDTVESLVKEAQLSGDYQVCDNIDLDTVLVEFSDYHYAKYNKYPKICKKIEPTACNNAVNINPIKKEKINRNLRKPADVRPTELAKGKPLPKVNNVQAAADNEPNLGITVTPVFQSSGNAEHVNVSAVNEEVAHFAKERILKPIGNLYQLGTEWRDMADTISRDIVMTDLNVHWDDIEGLKECKSLLKEATVYPMKYPELFGGKLAPWQGILLYGPPGTGKTMLAKAVATECKITFFNISSTSIVSKWRGDSEKLVRILFDLAEHHAPAVIFIDEADWVVGSHADVTSSNCTDPARRFRAELLARMDGLVSSKNRILLLAATNSPWELDAALLRRLEKRILVDLPDVRSRFEFLRSYVHVDLLQDKDFFELVQKTEGYSCADLKLICKEAWMMQLRPIWQMLEENKIVRGEIGKIHHGTISKLNYLQIAFDRIKPTSKHIADMYKQWKEKFGAS; from the exons ATGGCTGACTATTTGTCATCTTACTCGAGCAGCAAAATAGCTCACGTAGCCAGAGAAAAG gAGGAAAAACGCTCCCAAGAGAGGCGGAGAAGTCTGATGTATCTGATCGCGGAGTTTCTGCGGGAACAAGG ATGTATAGATACGGTCGAATCGCTGGTCAAAGAGGCTCAACTCTCGGGAGACTATCAAGTCTGCGACAACATCGATTTGGACACCGTCCTCGTTGAATTTTCTGACTACCACTACGCCAAGTACAACAAATACCCGAagatatgtaaaaaaattgagccAACAGCCTGCAATAACGCTGTCAACATTAATCC GATTAAGAAGGAGAAGATCAACAGAAACTTGCGGAAACCAGCAGACGTGCGGCCGACCGAGCTGGCTAAAGGTAAACCATTACCGAAAGTGAATAATGTGCAAGCCGCGGCCGACAATGAGCCAAACTTGGGTATCACTGTGACTCCAGTCTTCCAATCTTCCGGAAATGCAGAGCACGTTAATGTATCAGCCGTCAACGAGGAGGTCGCACACTTTGCCAAAGAACGAATTCTGAAACCAATTGGTAACTTGTACCAACTCGGCACAGAATGGAGGGATATGGCTGATACGATATCCAGG GATATCGTAATGACGGACTTGAACGTTCATTGGGACGACATCGAAGGCTTGAAGGAGTGCAAGAGTCTACTGAAAGAGGCTACGGTGTACCCAATGAAATATCCCGAGCTTTTTGGTGGCAAGCTAGCTCCATGGCAAGGAATCCTTTTGTACGGCCCTCCAGGAACCG GTAAAACCATGCTGGCTAAAGCTGTTGCCACTGAGTGCaagattacatttttcaacatttcgtCAACTTCGATCGTCAGCAAATGGAGAGGAGACTCGGAAAAGCTAGTTCGA ATCCTTTTCGACCTGGCAGAACATCATGCCCCAGCGGTAATATTCATCGACGAAGCTGACTGGGTGGTTGGTAGTCACGCGGATGTGACATCTTCGAACTGCACAGACCCAGCCAGACGTTTTCGAGCGGAACTGCTGGCCAGAATGGACGGACTTGTTTCATCGAAGAATCGAATTCTACTTCTGGCCGCCACAAATTCGCCCTG GGAACTGGATGCCGCGCTTCTTCGTCGACTCGAGAAACGTATTCTCGTTGACCTTCCGGATGTGAGGAGTCGTTTTGAATTTCTTCGATCATACGTCCACGTCGACCTCCTCCAAGACAAAGACTTCTTCGAATTGGTACAAAAAACCGAGGGTTACTCCTGCGCCGACTTAAAGTTGATATGCAAAGAAGCATGGATGATGCAGTTACGCCCGATTTGGCAAATGCTTGAGGAAAACAAAATCGTACGCggggaaattggaaaaattcatcatGGAACCATTAGTAAATTGAACTACCTCCAGATAGCCTTTGATCGAATTAAGCCTACATCGAAGCACATAGCCGACATGTACAAAcagtggaaagaaaaatttggtGCATcctaa